The Streptomyces phaeolivaceus genome has a window encoding:
- a CDS encoding NCS2 family permease → MSPQSPQSGRSVRSPQSPQGSFDRYFRITERGSTLSREIRGGFATFFAMAYIIVLNPIILSSAKDMYGHQLDYGQLVTATVITAAFTTLLMGVIGNVPIALAAGLGVNTVVALQLAPRMSWPDAMGMVVLAGFIVMLLVATGLRERVMNAVPLSLRKGISIGIGLFIMLIGLVDSGFVTRIPDAAHTTVPLQLGADGHLNGWPVLVFVLGALLTLALIVRKVPGAILISIVAMTLLAVVIEAVAKLPAGSWGLTTPKWPGNPVATPDFGLIGEVSLFGGFSKVGVLTGVLFVFTVLLSCFFDAMGTIMGVGDEAKLTDADGQMPGINKVLFVDGIAVAAGGASSSSATTCFVESTAGVGEGARTGFANVVTGALFAVALFLTPVATMVPSQAATPALLAVGFLILANSVREIDWADYTIAIPAFVTMVMMPFTYSITNGIGMGFLTFVVLRLAAGRGREVPVAMYVVAAVFGFYYLMPALGLT, encoded by the coding sequence ATGTCCCCGCAGTCCCCGCAGTCCGGGCGGTCCGTGCGGTCCCCGCAGTCTCCGCAGGGCTCCTTCGATCGCTACTTTCGGATCACCGAGCGCGGCAGCACGCTGTCGCGTGAGATCCGGGGCGGGTTCGCCACCTTCTTCGCGATGGCGTACATCATCGTGCTGAACCCGATCATCCTGAGCAGTGCGAAGGACATGTACGGGCATCAGCTGGACTACGGCCAGCTGGTCACCGCGACCGTGATCACCGCCGCCTTCACCACGCTCCTCATGGGCGTCATCGGCAATGTGCCGATCGCGCTGGCGGCGGGCCTCGGCGTGAACACGGTCGTCGCCCTCCAGCTCGCGCCGCGCATGTCCTGGCCGGACGCGATGGGCATGGTCGTGCTGGCCGGTTTCATCGTGATGCTGCTGGTCGCGACGGGGCTGCGGGAGCGCGTGATGAACGCCGTGCCGCTGAGCCTGCGCAAGGGCATCTCCATCGGTATCGGTCTGTTCATCATGCTGATCGGGCTGGTGGACTCCGGTTTCGTCACCCGTATCCCGGACGCCGCGCACACGACCGTGCCGTTGCAGCTGGGCGCGGACGGCCATCTGAACGGCTGGCCGGTGCTGGTCTTCGTGCTCGGCGCGCTGTTGACGCTCGCGCTGATCGTGCGCAAGGTGCCGGGGGCGATCCTGATCTCGATCGTCGCGATGACGCTGCTCGCGGTCGTGATCGAGGCCGTCGCCAAGCTGCCGGCCGGGTCCTGGGGGCTGACGACGCCGAAGTGGCCCGGCAACCCGGTCGCGACCCCCGACTTCGGGCTGATCGGTGAGGTCAGTCTCTTCGGCGGCTTCTCGAAGGTCGGTGTGCTGACCGGCGTCCTCTTCGTCTTCACGGTCCTGCTGTCGTGCTTCTTCGACGCGATGGGCACGATCATGGGCGTCGGCGACGAGGCCAAGCTGACCGACGCGGACGGTCAGATGCCGGGGATCAACAAGGTGCTGTTCGTCGACGGCATCGCCGTCGCCGCCGGTGGCGCCAGCTCCTCGTCCGCCACGACCTGCTTCGTGGAGTCGACGGCGGGCGTGGGCGAGGGGGCGCGCACCGGTTTCGCGAATGTGGTGACCGGTGCGTTGTTCGCGGTCGCGCTGTTCCTGACGCCGGTCGCCACGATGGTTCCCTCCCAGGCGGCGACCCCGGCGCTGCTCGCCGTCGGGTTCCTGATCCTCGCGAACTCCGTCCGCGAGATCGATTGGGCCGACTATACGATCGCGATTCCGGCGTTCGTGACGATGGTGATGATGCCGTTCACGTACTCGATCACCAATGGCATC